The sequence ACAAAAAGTTATAATGAAAACAAGGTTGAAAAATACCAAAGAATGATTTAAGGCTAATCAATATGAAATCCAagaaaggacaaactttaaagagTTTGCTTCTTGTAGATTTCCCTCTCCCATCTTCCATTTTTAATACATGATCCTATTGGATGGCATCCATTTGACTACAAGGTAACAATGTTAAATAGGGccatacaacaaaaaaataatactcaAGAAAATAAGTTGTTATAACATACTAGctatgtaagcccgtgctgtaaaaagcctgaggTCTTAGAATCTTTTGAAATcgtaagaaaaaaaattgaaatgtagagatgtcaggtagttgaaaggaactactctgggcatctgtctcctaggaggattcattttgcagacgtgcttgcatcgcttgtgtattagcggtgggagaaaaagtaaaagggatacctttttgccgatgttagcggctaagtgaatTTGTCtgtcttctgaggtttcgttttgctgacgtgctgaacttgcttgtgttattagcagctaagcgagttttctgtttcctttgagGCCGAGCCCTTACCCCGATTCTACCTTCCAGGTtggacagatacacacacttccacgcgtagacgtttctatataagacaaagcaaaaaaggccaaaatttaaaaatccaaaacacagAAGTGTCATTATTTGCATACCTAAAGGCATAAAACTGCAAAACCTCAATATCAAAAAGCCTACAAATACATAAAGCACACATTACCAATAAGGCCTAAAATACAAAAGGCTGaaagcatggaaaaaaattataaGATCAATAtcataaaagcatacatttcttATTAATGAGAAGAAAAAAGGGAGCCAATGCCACAGAGAACCTTCCTCAATGCCTGAACAGTCATCCCAAGCCTGCTAAGCCCTTAAATTGGGCTTCAGGTAGAAGCCCCATTAGCTGCTTATTGGCAGTGCCTGCAGGCCCAACTCCCCCAGGCACAGaataaagaggaaaacaaaaatcacaacccaaattaacacaattaaatgACAATAGGAAAAGGTCAAAAAATACCAAAAGATTAATGAAATAACAAATGCAGAAAGAATAagattaacaaaaacattttaatctaaAAGAACACAACAATTTTAAAAgggcaaagaaaataaataaatagaacaataaacaaaaaaaaaaaagccagaacaAGAGTCCTGGCAAAACAATGACTACATCATGCATTGAAAACCTTGCAGCTCACAGgcaagaaataagtggacagacTAATTAAAGATGAATGCTCCAGGGTCCGGGTATATTCATGTGACACCTTTGACAGTAAACACTTTCCACATATTGCAGGTATGTCCAATTTTCAATCAGATGGACAACTGTCACTTGAAGTGAATGCTGAGGGTCTCATTACAAATCAAGAGACAAGGACTAAACCATCCAAAATGGTCAATAGCCTAAGGCCAcaatattttatccatccatcctcaacTACTTCTGAGCAATTAGCTAACAGCAGGCTGAAGTGAGTGACCCCATGTGCCAGGCTTTAGGCAGGTGATTCAGATCTCCAAGACAatcttattttttctaaatatggagttatcaattattttttcatttttatctacaCACTGctgtaaactttaagttggacATGTTTTTGTTAATGCATGCTTTTCTTTCAATACCCCataaatttttatttccattatgtatttcatattattacttttcatcattattatcattaactCCTTGTTACTAAAGCATTAATATGCAACTGctgacatttctgttttgtcctgATATGTTATTCCTTTTAATTTCTAGTTACAGTTTTATTATAGTTCTCCATGTTTTTTACTGCTGTTCTGTGGCCATAGATGTGGTGTGCTGCCTAGCAATATGAACCACACCTGTGCGGCATGTGATGTGTGACTGTTTAGGACTGTATCACtcctttgaacccctgtccacgactccagacaccaggaaaaagacCAAATgattactttatttaaatgccacagtgcacaaagcactatattcataaaaaaaaaaaaaaaaacaatactcaataataaacgctccaccactcccagatgcgttgccctcctaccacccttCTCAGCTTGCCATCTGGGAACTCCTGCAGTCCTTTTATccttcctgacccagaagtgttcccaatccccaatccacgtgattctttatcacttccgggtcaggtacaagtccttcttctcaccccagAAGcatgtcgctcttcctttgacgcacttctgggttatagggcacaaatgagtcctcggtcctccctgcagctccctcttacggcccctgtagtatccagcagggtcgtgtataaaaactacatagtccatgacttgctgctggtcttcggggcacctccatactgcagggagggctccatctggcggcctggggttattGGTCGGGAAAACAAGCCGGTCAAAGACCACAGATGCCAGAACGATTGTCCTTTAAAAGAAGGCAGTGAACATTAAGAAGCACTTGAACTTTGACTAAGACAAAGAAAAGACCTTATTGAGAGTCTTATAACAAACGGGGCGAAAAATAATCTAGGACAAGAATTTACTGAATTAACTTGTATTTCATGTTATGGTTCAGCCCAGAATTCAGGGTCAGAACCAAAATGGGAAAGTCCAAAACTGTCAAAGCGCTTTTCCAACTCTaatctttatttagtttatttatttatttaatctctaatgtaagttaataaataatgaaacaaattcaaaatgcaaaataattaaaaatcaaaatttaaaatgcataGAGCTTCACAGCATAAAATCTGCAATCTAAGGTTCAAAAATCATAAAAACCAAGCCAAAAAGTCAAAAACCAGAAagttaaaatccaaaataaagaAATTTCCACAAAACACGACATAAGTGGAAGCCGGAGAACATAGTTACATGGAGCAGGTGTCTTATATGAGAATCTCAAGTAACTGCAGCCCAACTGACCACAGCATCTGAGAGCATTAACTGCCAGTCAGTTTTCACTGCAAAAGATACAAGACATAGCAGAGCACAAGGAAACAGGGTGAAATTACAAACACTACAATAAAATGGAAACAGGCCAGTAACAAGggagttttaaaaaacaaaaaacacacaaaaaaaaataaaagcagggcAAGATGTAGCATAAATCCTAACTGTAATATGACTGGACAATAATAATGGTTAGTGTGTATCGAGTCTGCAAAATATCCTGGAATATGCTCTGCTAACTCCTAAAAGAGTGACTGCAGAATGTATCTACCACTCACTAGATCAGTTGTTTTAAGAGACCACCTATTTGTCCTAACAAATATCAGTGTTCTTGAATGAGAAGTAACTTCAGTTAGAACTGAACTGTTCATAGGATGAAGACGGCATTTGAGGACACTGTTTAGCTACTGGCTATGTATCACATGAGGTTCTGCAGTGTATAATCAAGGGCTGCTGGGCATGTATCACTGCACTGTTTGTATTGTTTTACTGCTTCAGTGTTAATCATATTCTGCACAGTTCTAAAAGCTCAGTGATTAAATTGTATCTTTACTTACTTTTTTAACAGCTCCCTGCATCACCTTCCTTGACTCTCAAGCTATGAAGAAGGACATGAAACAAAAGATCAGGACTTGTAGCCCCCTAACTTGCCTTGCACTTACCTCTGACGACTGTAATTCTCTTGATTCTGCAATGGGTCCTGATCTCGGCTGTCAAGAGAGGAAGaatgacaatgaaaaaaaagACTTGCTTGCTCCAGAAGGGCAGAATGGTGACGCAAAAGAAAATAATCCATTACCTTACAGCCCACTGCAGCATTGCAACAGGTCCGACCTGCCTTTACACACCTCTGGGCATGATAGTGCCCAGGAAGAGGATGCCCCTTCGCTTAGTTTGTTGGACAGACTCAACAGAAGTCAACAGGGTCTGGCAGAGGAGTTGTTGGAGGGAACTGAGGACAATGAAGAGACCTTAAAAAACTTATCCAGCTCAATGCTTCTGTCTCCTGACAGGGGTAATATTGACAACATCCTGTCATTATTGCAAAGAAAATGTGGCAATGGTCGTATCAATCTGTGCCCAGTGGTCCAGCTTATTGACATCACAAAGGATAAGGGTCGACTGTCTGAAGATCTGCAGTCCAGTGGGGTAAAACTAGATTGTACTGACCTTGGAGAGGAAGGTTGCTGTGAAGATAATCAGCAAGGTAAAGAAATGGAGATGCCTTCTGAGATGTCTTCCATGCACTATAATTTCTTCTCCTCACCCTCACTGGCCAATGGCATTCGTAGTCCAGAAGAAAAAATCCTTAAGAAGCCAAGGATTGGACCCAGGGGTCGGCGGCGACATATTGCCCAGCAACGAGAACTGCAACATATGACCCCTCAGCCAGAGGTGCAACAGCAAGATTTGATGCCAGACCCTCTACAGCAGGCTTCACAGAAAGAGGAGCTAGAGACTCAGCCCGAAGTTGTACCAGCTTTACTGGTCCCACAAGAGGAAGTACTAACCCTCGATGTGACAGAGGAGCAGCCTCTCACAATGCCCCAGGAAATTATTGCTCCTCTTGAGCCTGTAGAACCAATGGAAGAAATTCCAGTTCATTCCCCAGTGACTGCAAACCCCATTATAGCAGAATGCCAACCTATTGATATAATCCCCACTAGCATGCCAATGACAAATGTTAATGCTACTATAGTGCATGCAAGCACACCTGAAGTGAAAGAAAACACTTTGGTAAGTCAGCTGCAGCAGCAGATAAGTGAGAAGGACAATTCATCAATGACGCAGACcccagaaacagaaagaaaatattcaTTGCGGAGTTTGCACAGGCCAAGGATACAATGCCATCTTAGGAAATCATCCCGATTGAGACGATCTTTGGCAGGATGCACTAAAGAAAGGAAGAACAGAATGCCCGTCCCATCAGTTGATGTACCTTTGCAGATAATAGAGGAACCTCTACAATTACAGGATGATGATTGTGAGAAGGCACAAGGAGACTTCAGGCAAGGGAGTAATGATCAGGATGGCATAATAGACCTGAAGAGCTATGACACTGAACAAGAGGGCAGCGAGGTTCCCATTGAGAGTCTCATCGAGCTTGAGGCAGAACCATTGGAAGAAACAGACATGACACGAGGCAAGAAGAGAGGAAGGTGTGTCGGTGTTCGTAAGATCGTTGTCAAAGTGGCACGAATTCCTGTAAATATGGGCCGGAGAAGCAAGAGCTACAAAATCTCATCAGTGGAGAACCCAGTGGTGTTGGACACAATGGCAGGAATAGCTGGAAAAGATGCCAATAAAGGACCACCTCGAGAGCCAGCTGCATTACTGAAGATGAAAAATAATGGCAAGAATGTGATGGTCATGTTtcctccaggggagctgcccgtCATCTTGAAAAGAAGGCGGGGAAGGCCGCCAAAACAAGTACCTCCAGGTCAACCTGACCCCAGAGTAATAAAAGCCAATGAGGTGAAAAAGCCACGCCGGCGCAGAAGAGTGAAATTGCCTTCTCCACAGCCCTCCTACGTGGCAGACACCAATGATGCAAAAACAGATTACGGTGACGTCCTTTCTAAGTTAGCCTTCCTCAATCGTCAGCCCCCTACCACTGGCCGCTGTTCGCCTCCTCGATGCTGGACTCCCACTGAACCTAAAAACACTCTGCAGTCCCCTGATACTCCAAATATCGCAATCCTTATTCAGCGACTGCAAGGATTCCGCCGGAGAGGTGGAAGGGCAGGGTGCATGGGTGGAAGAGGAGGACTGGCGAATGCAAATGAATCCTTCAAACGATCATTCAGTGACTTCTTTGAGACgattggaaagaaaagaaaaaccccaCCATCAGACTCGCACTTTCCACGGAAGCGTGGCAGAGCAGCGTCAGTACACTCTTACACTGCACCATCGGCCGAGAGAGTGATTAGGAAGAGACGCCCCCGAAAGAATGGCATCCTAAAGGGAGCACAGCAAGGTATGAATCAAGATTCTGACTGGAGCAAGGGTAGCAGCTGGCCCGCAAAATCAGAAGGAAGACAgaaccaagcagaaaagagttatGGATACCAAAACCTGACATCTTCTCGCAGTTTTGTAGCCTGTGATGCTGGCAAAGGGGGTTTCTACTCCAGTCAGACCCAGGGGAACCAAGAATCCCAAGGGTTGTTTACTGGGTACTTTCGTTCACTCCTTGATTCTGATGACTCTTCTGACCTAATAGATTTCTCCATGTCTTCACAGTCATCGAGAGCTGAATCTCATAAACTTCCTGGTTGTTTCGAAACAGCCAATGCAGCTCAGTGCCAACGGTGGTCTCCTGTTTACCAAAAGCGGTGTCCCAAAGCAAGCCCAAACAATTCTGAGTCTGTCTCTCAGGCATCAAATCTCTCCAGATCTGCGTATCCCCAGGTTGGAACCGGAACTGGGACTGGAACTGGG comes from Polypterus senegalus isolate Bchr_013 chromosome 17, ASM1683550v1, whole genome shotgun sequence and encodes:
- the ahdc1 gene encoding AT-hook DNA-binding motif-containing protein 1; this encodes MPGIRKAQRREQSANSKHSRSRDIKCNGRKDSGEAPCITFLDSQAMKKDMKQKIRTCSPLTCLALTSDDCNSLDSAMGPDLGCQERKNDNEKKDLLAPEGQNGDAKENNPLPYSPLQHCNRSDLPLHTSGHDSAQEEDAPSLSLLDRLNRSQQGLAEELLEGTEDNEETLKNLSSSMLLSPDRGNIDNILSLLQRKCGNGRINLCPVVQLIDITKDKGRLSEDLQSSGVKLDCTDLGEEGCCEDNQQGKEMEMPSEMSSMHYNFFSSPSLANGIRSPEEKILKKPRIGPRGRRRHIAQQRELQHMTPQPEVQQQDLMPDPLQQASQKEELETQPEVVPALLVPQEEVLTLDVTEEQPLTMPQEIIAPLEPVEPMEEIPVHSPVTANPIIAECQPIDIIPTSMPMTNVNATIVHASTPEVKENTLVSQLQQQISEKDNSSMTQTPETERKYSLRSLHRPRIQCHLRKSSRLRRSLAGCTKERKNRMPVPSVDVPLQIIEEPLQLQDDDCEKAQGDFRQGSNDQDGIIDLKSYDTEQEGSEVPIESLIELEAEPLEETDMTRGKKRGRCVGVRKIVVKVARIPVNMGRRSKSYKISSVENPVVLDTMAGIAGKDANKGPPREPAALLKMKNNGKNVMVMFPPGELPVILKRRRGRPPKQVPPGQPDPRVIKANEVKKPRRRRRVKLPSPQPSYVADTNDAKTDYGDVLSKLAFLNRQPPTTGRCSPPRCWTPTEPKNTLQSPDTPNIAILIQRLQGFRRRGGRAGCMGGRGGLANANESFKRSFSDFFETIGKKRKTPPSDSHFPRKRGRAASVHSYTAPSAERVIRKRRPRKNGILKGAQQGMNQDSDWSKGSSWPAKSEGRQNQAEKSYGYQNLTSSRSFVACDAGKGGFYSSQTQGNQESQGLFTGYFRSLLDSDDSSDLIDFSMSSQSSRAESHKLPGCFETANAAQCQRWSPVYQKRCPKASPNNSESVSQASNLSRSAYPQVGTGTGTGTGTGTTTATYSLSQNSPTSFQKMVPPLSLSRSPSSPHPAGSFSHYPGFGSGSQSMSSTSNASLPTMKQFEGQRNPDCSFPYGSGSSKSLQVSPGSSSSTCFAGLQGTNPLSKCIYSSGHFQGIAHTPSLQGENHGRTASPGNFMHTKNTNESFPSSPESCRQYSSTAQWGYRPSYPGCGGVWNTDSFRPHFPGSFDYGTYNEPKDILDISNYTPQKVKQRSFSETFSESSSDSSHFGQQAPVASTGSSYKQHDPPPPPPASAESQSSLSSLEKLMMDWNETSSAPSYNWNQSVLFQGGTKPGRGRRKKAETQAEACHLGFPPVPSPSSSSSPIPGPKRGSMGGRQPRGSRGGFSSCRRERTTLAKPKAHKQPNQPSAMPLFQDSPDLGMDYYSGDSSSMSPLSSQSQNLGLSEREQCGYSSPYSVNPSTPSSEEKFTQIFHNETASLSPVVGLQLESKSFQSPPSKPPHPYGGHSKAFSPNCSPTLAYKDSNSLMPCDARRLLSCAAQSPHRVGKDMPGSQYDSPPYSSSAYWYQQSSSLTGSPHHYEKRDEFLERNNIMGTSPHLLNSISLGRTEKDTQEMPRGGPLRPTSSYPPLSVGPNPLVASSSAAVEMNSPPSGLNDPGLQVSLETYHLRYPSLQTHGQAGLSLSSHRGGVLSQLLDQHAEDTFTVTSL